A single window of Mycolicibacterium aurum DNA harbors:
- a CDS encoding glycosyltransferase WbsX family protein, with amino-acid sequence MRILALHLPQFHEVPENNEWWGEGFTEWTNVRRAVPLYPGHEQPLHPLDDNYYDLTDPEALIWQANIANQYGVGGFVFFHYWFSGKLLLERPVELWRNTPDADLGYCLCWANHDWTRTWDGKGNQMLQAQTYGGRDDWDRHLDYLLPFFEDPRYIQQDGKPVLFLYNASDVPDVNSMVRHWQDRLVEAGFAGIHIVEYVSSKNPRPHCSLSAAVYEDEPLYSLRFEIPLRAKAKRFVVKRLLKPDYQDYNDVWRRMLRKRRRYDGREIIQGAFVGWDNSPRRGAKGPVIVRGSSPVSFEKHLRALVASGRPDASQNFLVVNSWNEWGEGAILEPSKEKGFGYLEAVRRVLGAVHDPA; translated from the coding sequence ATGCGCATTCTGGCGCTTCATCTACCGCAGTTCCACGAGGTTCCGGAGAACAACGAATGGTGGGGCGAGGGATTCACTGAATGGACGAATGTTCGGCGGGCCGTGCCCCTTTATCCCGGCCATGAGCAACCGTTGCATCCATTGGATGACAACTATTACGACCTGACAGATCCGGAGGCGCTTATCTGGCAGGCAAACATTGCGAACCAGTACGGGGTCGGAGGGTTTGTGTTCTTCCACTATTGGTTCTCCGGGAAGCTCCTGCTAGAGCGTCCTGTCGAGCTCTGGCGCAATACGCCAGACGCCGACCTCGGGTACTGCCTCTGCTGGGCGAACCACGACTGGACTCGCACCTGGGACGGCAAGGGAAACCAGATGCTTCAGGCGCAGACCTACGGCGGACGTGACGACTGGGACCGCCACCTTGACTACCTACTACCCTTTTTCGAAGATCCCCGGTACATCCAGCAGGACGGCAAGCCGGTTCTCTTCCTCTATAACGCCAGCGATGTCCCCGACGTCAATTCGATGGTCAGGCACTGGCAGGACCGTCTCGTCGAGGCCGGATTCGCCGGGATTCACATCGTGGAGTACGTCAGCTCGAAAAACCCTAGACCTCATTGCTCGCTGTCTGCCGCAGTATACGAGGACGAGCCGCTGTACTCACTGCGATTTGAGATACCTCTGCGCGCTAAGGCAAAACGATTTGTAGTAAAGCGACTTCTCAAGCCCGATTACCAGGACTACAACGACGTGTGGCGCCGTATGCTGCGAAAGCGGCGTCGATACGACGGTCGCGAAATCATTCAGGGCGCGTTTGTGGGCTGGGACAACTCTCCGAGGCGGGGCGCAAAGGGGCCGGTAATCGTCCGCGGGAGCTCCCCGGTCAGCTTCGAGAAGCACTTGCGCGCCTTAGTCGCATCCGGTCGACCTGACGCTTCCCAAAACTTCCTTGTAGTCAATTCCTGGAACGAGTGGGGTGAGGGTGCAATTCTCGAACCTTCGAAGGAGAAGGGATTTGGCTACCTCGAAGCCGTCCGGCGGGTTCTTGGCGCTGTTCATGATCCAGCTTGA
- a CDS encoding O-antigen ligase family protein has translation MDAKPAAQVRPKKRWPASLWLFIGALGLLQLSQILQFPPGSDVSPFTIQTVGLWPNTLAGITVITWAFIILTAVSLPGAISRTNDSVEGGLAIWFALVTLSLISLLTTSSANNLVDGVGALAIPVIAYMFLVARIRDAGSDIGTKIIFWVNIFTVGQVGVAYFITGSFGPNRYYRELDQEFFGLFYHPFAFAGILGICTVVAFRHVLGRRQIALNATLVALNVGFIVLSDVRTYILATAVGLAISVLVLTIRRRHLALALAIPSLVIAAAVIGAGDLILSGERVTGAFDSGRFARWQLDLETVWEEAGIVQLYFGGGPQYILELNQSLFGSNINSLNLAIDLLVDFGIVGSILYIFIWILIIRDAARFGDAQVVWPLVGFVVVATMISNIIAFPAVAVLFAVALTSCCQSSSRESNAHSGASSTAVPRGSGEQRMVGRGIH, from the coding sequence ATGGACGCCAAACCCGCGGCGCAGGTTCGACCAAAGAAACGCTGGCCTGCTTCGCTCTGGCTGTTCATCGGAGCTCTGGGACTTCTGCAACTCAGTCAGATCCTCCAGTTCCCTCCGGGCTCGGATGTCAGCCCCTTCACCATTCAAACTGTGGGCCTTTGGCCGAATACGCTTGCTGGGATAACGGTAATTACGTGGGCTTTTATAATTCTAACCGCTGTATCACTACCGGGGGCCATTTCTAGAACAAATGATTCCGTGGAAGGTGGGCTTGCGATCTGGTTCGCTTTAGTCACGTTATCCCTAATTTCATTACTCACCACAAGCTCTGCGAACAACTTAGTCGACGGTGTCGGCGCACTTGCCATTCCTGTCATCGCTTACATGTTCCTGGTGGCAAGGATTCGCGACGCCGGGTCCGATATCGGCACCAAAATTATCTTCTGGGTCAATATCTTCACGGTCGGTCAGGTCGGGGTTGCATACTTCATAACTGGGAGCTTCGGACCCAACAGGTACTATCGCGAACTCGACCAAGAATTTTTTGGCCTTTTTTATCACCCCTTTGCCTTCGCCGGGATCCTTGGGATCTGCACGGTTGTCGCTTTCCGACATGTCCTCGGCCGACGTCAGATCGCTCTCAATGCAACCCTGGTAGCGCTTAATGTGGGCTTCATTGTATTAAGTGATGTCAGAACTTACATTCTTGCCACTGCCGTCGGACTAGCGATATCGGTGCTGGTTCTCACCATTCGGCGGCGCCACCTAGCCTTGGCTTTGGCAATTCCGTCACTAGTGATTGCGGCAGCGGTGATCGGAGCGGGCGATTTGATCTTAAGCGGCGAACGCGTCACCGGAGCTTTCGACTCTGGCCGTTTTGCTCGCTGGCAGCTAGACCTGGAGACTGTGTGGGAGGAAGCAGGCATCGTTCAACTCTATTTCGGCGGCGGTCCACAGTATATTCTCGAATTAAATCAATCGCTGTTCGGGAGTAACATCAATTCACTCAATCTTGCTATCGATCTGCTGGTCGATTTCGGTATAGTTGGTTCGATATTATATATTTTTATTTGGATCTTGATCATTAGGGACGCCGCTCGGTTTGGTGACGCGCAGGTCGTCTGGCCGCTTGTAGGCTTCGTCGTAGTTGCCACGATGATCTCAAATATCATCGCTTTTCCTGCCGTCGCTGTACTATTCGCCGTGGCGCTTACGTCATGTTGTCAGTCGAGTTCAAGGGAGTCAAATGCGCATTCTGGCGCTTCATCTACCGCAGTTCCACGAGGTTCCGGAGAACAACGAATGGTGGGGCGAGGGATTCACTGA